In Lolium rigidum isolate FL_2022 chromosome 3, APGP_CSIRO_Lrig_0.1, whole genome shotgun sequence, the genomic window gccgcgtgcgccACGATTCCGGCCAACTCCGGAACATCCCCGTGCCGCCCGCTCTTAGGTCTTGCCCGCTCGCTCTTATCCGCCGTTTCGCCCCCGCGCGCGACCGCGCGGGTAACCCTAGCCGCGCTTGGTTTGCTGCTGCGGCtgcgcgccggccgccggcctcggTTCCCGGACCCCCGAAGCGTCTCCTCCTTCTCCCGAGCtacctccgccgccgcgcgctgTCGTGCAGCTGGGGAGGGACGACGTGACCGTGCGGTGGCAGTTTGACTACCACCTCCCCTTCGTCAAGGTCGCGTCGCCGCTCCTTCTACGTCCTCAGCTCAGGTAAACCATCCCTAGTATCCTAGATACCATCTATGACTTTGTCATGTTGTTGAGATGTTGAGGTGGTCTTCTGGACACTATGTGGGAGTACATCTCCTTGTAAATACTACCTCGTTTCCAAcctatattatttttgaaaagttaagataactaaagtttgaccaaactttaaaAAACTTTTATCAAGAACCATGAAATTATATAGATGTTATGATGTATCTAACGGCGTTGATTTTAGATTCTATAAAATATTGGTCAAACTTGATGTagtttgacttaaaaaaaaaGCTTTATTCATTGGACGGAGGTAGTAAATGTGTAGAGGCATGTGCTCATTGTGTTTTAGTATAATACTCCCCTTACTGGTGTGGACTGTGGAGTAGCATGTATTATTTTATTCACCTGACTCTCATAGCTGATAGTATCCCGGTCTGTTAGATGACCTTGACATGAGATTATATTGCGAGGCTATGGAAGACACggtttcaagtgaagaagcacaAGAAATATTTCTCAAAGCTTTCTTTCTCCAGAATGTACaaacaaaatcaaaaaaatatccctgagtctcttttttttttgtctgaGATGTAATAGATGGATCTGGTAGTTTGATACTTTGATCCATGTCTATTCTTGAAATCTTTGTTCAATACGATATGCAATACTACATAGCCTCCGAATTTTCTCAGTATTTTTTTGTATATTAATTGATAAAGGGAAAGAAATGTCAATGATAAAATAAAGACAGAGACACATCAGATTCCATATTGTTTTGCTTTTATGTTGTTAGAAAAAGCCAAAATGTCTATAGGAGACATGACATGGTTGGTTGTTTGCTGATTTCGATTATTTGTTTGACCAGCTACCAACAATGGACCCAGACGGGGAGTTTCTGCGGTTAAGCACCGTGTTGAACGACGCATACCTTCACGCTGCAGATGATGGCCGTTCTGTCCGTcttgatgcctgccaagtgtcGTACAACGCAGTGTGGGCGGTGGAGCGGCGCCCGTGGACCGATGGACAAGGCCGCGTCACACCTTACATACTCCTTCGCGGAGCATACGGCAGATACCTCGGGGCAACCGACACACCTTCTTCCTGTTTCCCGTGTCTACGGGTTGTCGCCGCACAGCGCGACTTCGACGAGGCAATGGTTAAGGATATCATGTGGCAGGTCTTCAAAAGAGATGATGGCATGATCACGTTGCTGTCTGCTACTGGGTGTTATCTTGAGTATTACTCCAGACCTCGTAGTTCTTCCACGACACGACTTTGGAAGGTGGACGTACTCCCGAGACTCAGTAGGCCGCAACTTATGATTGATGTGAGTTTCATGTCTCCTTTTTTTTCATTAGTTAATGAtcaaatattagttcttactgatAATCATGTGCAGACAAAGCCCAAGTGGGTGAAGCTCCTCGCCAATCTCCAATGGTTGTGCTCCTCAGAGCGGGAGGTCAATTGGGTTCTCGCAGACTGCGCTGGTAATATAAATGAGGCATATTGGGGAAGATTTATGTTTGATGGCAGGGATATCTCTTCTCTAGAGAAGGAGCTTAGCCTGCTGGTTTCCCTACCGACCACTCTCTGCGTTCGTGCTGGCCGCCACGGGCAACCAACCCCGCTTTGCATCAACTTGCCCCGGAGCAACGAGCCACTACACGTCGTTTTATTTCTGAAAAACACAACAGGTCAGTATTCTTAAATTCACTATTTTTGATTGTTTGACAATAATTGCACCGGTGTGTTCAAACTTACATGAGATACGTCCATGCTAAATATCTGCGCACAGTATATGTGATGCATGTTAGTTTATACAAATTATACTGTATAGGCTAATGGCCGACTAATTAGTTAGCTAGGTAATTAATGGTGTGTTTGGTTCCCTTGCTTAGCTAAACCAGCTAGCTCGGCATTGCTTGCTTTGCCTTGGATGCATGTTTGGTTCATTGCCGTTGCCAGCAAGAGCCAATGGCTAGTTGTTTGGTTTGTGCTGTTACTTTTGGGGGCAGGCACAGTGTGTGTGTATTAAATATATAGCTTTCAGATACCTGCATCAGTAAAAGACCAAGACACATTTACCATAGCACAATCTTTCAGTTCAATCTAAGAAACAAGCTCATTTTTCAGGATTACATGCATCATATGTGCCGTTGCCAGAAAGAGCCAGCGGCTAGTTTTTGGTTTGTGCTGTTACTTTTGAGGGTGAGCACAGCTTGTGTGTTTTCGTTCTGTTACTCTCTTTTGTGCTTAGTGCTTGGTTTGGGCTCTCGGAAGCGCGACCGTTTAGTTTTTCCTTTTTACCAAATAGTTTGAGGCTGCGACCTGTTGTGCCATGGCGTAAGTACCTAAATtgagctgaaatttatttgatcaTGTAGGCTCATCTTGGCAATCCTAagttatactactccctccgtccaggaTAACTAGGCCTCTAGTGGAAATCTATTTGTCCAGAAACTCCACCTCCACAAGGCTTGTTAGAATTAATTGCTCCTAAATCAGTGGGCCTAATTATGGCTAATCTCCTCCACCACCGCATGgtttcctctctttctcccttaATTCTCTCCACCGCATGCATGTGAATTCTTCTCCACCGCaccttcctccctct contains:
- the LOC124700391 gene encoding uncharacterized protein LOC124700391, which gives rise to MDPDGEFLRLSTVLNDAYLHAADDGRSVRLDACQVSYNAVWAVERRPWTDGQGRVTPYILLRGAYGRYLGATDTPSSCFPCLRVVAAQRDFDEAMVKDIMWQVFKRDDGMITLLSATGCYLEYYSRPRSSSTTRLWKVDVLPRLSRPQLMIDTKPKWVKLLANLQWLCSSEREVNWVLADCAGNINEAYWGRFMFDGRDISSLEKELSLLVSLPTTLCVRAGRHGQPTPLCINLPRSNEPLHVVLFLKNTTGSGRLVYPDLSQQGPRIKLD